The Ferrovibrio sp. MS7 sequence GCTGCTCGGCGTGCCTTTCACCAACACCTTCGGTTCCACCGAAACCGGCATGCCCCCGGCCTCCGCTGGGCGCCTGGCCGCTGGCGTGGCACCGACCGATTTCGCCAAGACCGAAAGCCTGCTCTGCGACGTGCTGCTGGTGGATGAAGCCGGCCAGCCGGTGCCGGATGGTGAACCGGGTGAATTGCTGATGCGCGGGCCGACCCTGTTCAGCGGCTACTGGAACGCGCCGGAAGCGACAGCGGAGGCCTTCGCCGGTGGCTGGTATCATACCGGCGACGTGTTCGTGCGCCGCCCGGATGGCCGGCTCGATTATGTCGACCGCCGCAAATACCTGATCAAGTCCGGCGGCGAGAATATCTATCCCGCCGAGATCGAGCGGGTGGCGCTGCTGCATCCCAATATCGCTGAAGCCGTGGTGGTGCGGCGGCGCGATGCGCGCTGGGGTGAAGTGCCGGTGCTGGTGGTGGCGGCGGAAGGCGAGGCGCCGGCAGCCGAAGAACTGATCGCGCTCTGCCGCCAGGAACTGGCGCCCTACAAGCGCCCGAAGCAGGTGTTGTTCGTGCCCAAGGGCAGCCTGCCGCGCAACAATACCGGCAAGGTGATCCGCCCCGAGGTGGAAAGCTGGGTAGCGGCGCAGGCGGCCGAGGAAATCAGTGCCTGAAGGCGTTCAGCGCGGGCGCCGCTTGTACATGATGGTGACTTCCATTTCCTGCACTTCCTCATTGCGCTGATTGAGGAAGGCGCGGGCGAAAGTGACCACGCCGCGATCCGGCTGGCTGGTCTCCTTCTTGGCGGTAACCGTGGTGCGCACGCGGATCGTGTCGCCATGCTTCACCGGCAGCTTCATGCGCCACTTGTCGATGCCGAGCAGCGCGATCAGCGTGCCGTCATTGATGCCGGAAGCGTAGTTCAGGCCGGCGGCAACCGCGAAGACCAGCGGGCCATGGGCGATGGGCTCGCCGAACGGCGTGTTCCTGGCATATTCGAAATTGGTATGCACGTCGTTGAAGTCGCCGGACAGGCAGGCGAAATTCACGATATCCGTGGAAGTCACCGTGCGCTGGCCGGTATAGAGCACCTCGCCGATGGTGAAATCCTCGAAATAGCGCCCACGCGGCGCCGGCTTCTGTTCGCTCATCGTCGGTCTCTCCTGCCCCATACGCCTATCCGTATTATAGGCCCATCAGCTTGGCGATGATATTGCGCTGGATTTCGTTGCTGCCGCCGCCGATCGGCCCAAGCCGCGAATCGCGGAACAGGCGCTGCATGTCATGCTCCATGGAATAGCCGGCGCCACCCATGATCTGCATGCCAATATTGGCACAGTCAAAATCGTTATCGGTGGCAACCAGCTTGCAGATGGCGGTTTCCATCCGCGCATCATAACCGGCATCGAGCATTTCCGCCGTGCGGTAGGTGACCAGGCGCGCCACCTCGGCCTTGATCCGCATATCGGCCAGCTTGTGCTGGATCACCTGATGACTGCTGATCGCCTGGCCGAACTGCACGCGCTCCATGGCATAGTTCTGCGCGATATCGATGGCCTTCTGGGCATTGCCGGCGCCACAGGCGGCGATGCTCATGCGTTCGAGATTGAGACCGCGCATCAGCTTGCGCCAGCCCTTGTTCTCCTCGCCGATCAGATTGCAGGCCGGCACCCGCACTTCGTCGAAGAAGATCTGGTTGGTATGGGTGGTGTGGCGGCCCAGGGTCTCGATCGGGCGGATGGTGACGCCCGGCGCCTTGGCATCGACCAGGAACATGCTGAAGCCGTTATAGGCCGGCTGCGCATCGGGATCGGTCTTCACCACCAGCACGATATAGTCGGCGACATGGGCCGAGGTGATGAACCATTTCTGACCGCGGATGATGTAGTCGTCGCCATCGCGCACAGCGTAGGTCTTGATCGCGGCGGCATCCGAACCAGTCTGCGGCTCGGTCAGCGCGAAGGCGATGTAGATCTCGCCCTTGATCATCGGCATCATGTATTGCCGCTTGAGATACTCGCTGCCGTTATGCAGCAATTGCAGACCGGCATAGATCACGCTGGTCATATACGTGGTGCCGAGGCAGGCATAATGATAGGACAGCGTTTCCAGCAGCACCGCGATATCCTTGTAGCCGCCGCCGAGGCCGCCATATTCCTCGGGATAAGGCAGGCCGAGCCAGCCATCGCGGGCCATCGCCTGATAGGCCTCGGTGGGCCAGCCGGCGGTATTGTCGAGTTCGCGAATCTTCTCGTTCGGCAAATGCTTTTCGGCCAGCGCCAGCAGGCTGCGGCGCATCATCTTCTGCTCGTCAGTGAAGCCGAAATCGTTAAATAAAGGCATTTTCCTTCCCCTTACGTGACGTACTGGCGCGTAATTCCCGGGCGCATAGCGTACTGGCTGGCCGCTTAGCAGCCTACATACACCGGCCATCTCAACATGTCATCTGCTTACTGTTGACATTTTGACCCTTGCCCGTTACCAAGGCTAAGGGATCGAAACGCCGTGATGTGCCGGGAGTCCAGCCTTTGACCACGCCAGAGCCTGACCGCCGCATGGGCGGCTGGGAGGGAACCGGTTACGACGCCATCGCGGTCGGCCAGACTTTTCCCCCCTATCGCCTGGCCGTGGACGCCACCGCCATCGCCGATTTCCGGCGCTGCCTGGGCGAAAAAGTGGACGGCATCGGCCCCGGCACCCGGATTCCGTCCTTCCTGCTCAACGAGCTGCGTGCTTTCAAGAGCAATGTCTACTTTCCGCCCGGCGTGCTGCATGCGCAAGAGGAACTGGAGATGCGCGGCGCCGCCCTGCTCGGCGAGGGATTGATCACCATCGTGCGGGTGGCCGACAAATACATCCGCAACGGCAAACGCTTCATCGTCATCGAACAGGCCGTGCAGGCTGGTACTGAACGCCGCGACGTGCTGCTGGTGCGCCACATCCTGTATTGGCCATGCTGAACCCCGCCAGCCTCACCCCCATCAGCCTCACGGTCGGCCAGCGCCTGGAGCGCCCTGGCCCAGCGCTTACCCAGTGGAGCTTCACCACATTCGGCCGCCTGCATGGCACCGATGCGCCAATCCATACCGATCCGGAATACGCAGCGAAAACACCGTTCGGCGGCACCATCGCCCATGGCATGATGCTGCTGGCGGTATTCGAATCCTGGCTCTGCGACCTGTTTGGTGCTGCCGCCTGGGATAATGGTGCCAATTTCCGCGCCAAGCTGCTCAACACCGTGAAGGCCGGCGAGCCGACCACCTACAGCCTGGAAGTGACCGGCCGCGATGCCACCGGCATTACCCTGGCACTGGCGCTGCATAGCGGCGAGCGCCTGCTGGCCATCGGCGAGGCACGGCTGGCATGGCCGGGAGGCGAACCATGATGAAAGCCAATCTGCCGCGCCTGATGCGGCCGCGCTCGGTGGCGGTGATCGGCGCCTCCGAGAATGCCACGCGCATCGGCGGCCGGCCGATCCGCTACCTGCTGGATGCCGGCTTTGAAGGCCCGATCTATCCGGTGAATCCGAATTACCAGACCGTGCAGGGCCTCACCGCCTATGCCTCGCTGCGCGATGTGCCGGGCCCGGTCGACATGGCGATCATCGCGCTGCCCGCCGTGCCGGCTATGGCGGCGATCCGCGATTGCGCCGCGAAACAGGTGGGGGGTGCTGTACTGTTCAGCGCCGATTTCGCCGAGGCCGGCGCAGAAGGCCGTACGCGGCAGGATGAGCTGAGCCGCATCCTGCGCGACGCCGGCATCGCGCTGCTGGGGCCGAACTGCCTCGGCGCCTTCAATGTCGCGCACCGTTTCTATGCCAGTTTCTCCGCGATCTTTGAGAGCGGCTTTCCGCAAGGTGGCGATGCTGGCATCATCAGCCAGAGCGGCGGCTTCGGCAGCCATCTGGCGAAAATCGCGTTGCAGCGCGGCGTCAAGGTCGGGCAATGGCTCACCACCGGCAATGAAGCCGGCATCGATGTCGGCATGGGCATCGAATGGCTGGCCAGCCAGCCCGATATCCGCATCATCATGGCCTATGCCGAGGGCGTGCATGCGCGCGAGACCCTGGTGGATGGCCTGGAAGCGGCACGCCGCGCTGGCAAGCCGGTGCTGTTCATGAAATCCGGCACCAGCGCTGTGGGTGCGGCGGCGGCGCAGACCCACACGGCGGCGATGAGCGGCAGCGACGCGGTGTTCAGCGGCATGCTGGAACAATATGGCGCGGTGCGCATCCCGCATACCGAGGCGATGGTGGATGCCGCCTACCTGCTGCAGCGCGCGCCGCGCCCGCGCGGCAACCGCGTCGGCCTGATCAGCATTTCCGGCGCCGTCGGCGTGCAGATGGCCGATACCGCCGCGCAATGCGGCCTGGAGGTGCCGCCGTTGCCCGATGCAGCCCAGGCCGCGCTCAAGGCGATCAATCCTTATGCCGCAACGCGCAATCCGGTGGATGTGACGGCGCAGGCTTTCAACAATCTCGATCTGGTGCGCGACAATCTGGATGTGGTGCTGCGCCAGGAGGGGCTGGATGCCCTGGTTGCCTTCTTCACCGTCACCGCCGGCTCCAAAAGCATCGCGCCGAAACTGTCACAGATTCTCTCGCCGCTGCCGCACCAATATCCCGACAAGCCGATGGTGCTGTGCATCGTTGCCGATACGGAAACCGTGGCGCGCTATGAAGCCGCCGGCTTCGCGGTATTCGAGGACCAGTATCGTGCGGTGAGCGCGCTGGGTGTGATGGCGCGGCTGCGGCCCGCACCCGAACCGACGCTACCCACGCCCGATTTCGCGGCGGCAACGGCTGCCCTGCGCCGCCATGACGGCACCGAATTCTCCGGCAAGGCGGTGCTGGCGGCACTCGGAATCAATGTACCGAAGGGCGGCGTTGCCAGCGATAGCGGCCGCGCTGTAGGCATCGCGCTGGAAGCCGGCTTGCCGGTGGCGGTGAAAATCCACAGCGCCACGATCCTGCATAAGAGCGATATCGGCGGCGTGGCGCTCAATCTCGCCACGCCCGATGCCGTGGCGGCGGCGGCCTCCGGCATGCTCGACCGTTTCGGCGGTGCCGTGCTGGTGGAAAAGATGGCGCCGAAAGCCGCGGAAGTGATTCTGGGTTTCCAGCATGACGCCGAACTCGGCCCCATCGCCATGATCGGCATCGGCGGTGTGCAGGCGGAAATCTACCAGGATGTCGCCTGCCGGCTGGCGCCAGTGAGTGCGGCGGAAGCCTTGCGCGCATTGCAAAGCCTGCGCGGTCGGCGGATTTTCGAGGGCTTCCGTGGCCTGCCGGCGGCCGACCTGCCGGCATTGGCCGCGATGATCGAGCGCCTGTCGCTATTCTTCGCCGCCCATGCCGCCGAGATCGACTCGCTGGAGATCAACCCGGTGCGCGTGCTGGCGCCGGGCCAGGGCGCCATCGCCTGCGACGCCGTGCTGCTGCGGCGCTAGCTTAAATTTTCGAAAGTACCTTGACGATCTTGGCGGCGTCGTTGCCTTGCTCGTTATCCACCAGCTTGTCCTGCGCCTCGCGCACATCGATATGGGCGCGGGCATTGCGCAGGTGGCGGCGCATTGCCGCCTCGGCCATGTCCGGATCGCGGCTGGCAATCGCCTCGACGATGGCCTTGTGCTCGTTCAACGCCTGCTGCGCGCGGCCGGTGCGGGTGCTGGACTTGAAGCGGTAGACGCGAAGCAGGTCGTAGAGGCCATCGCACAGCATCTCGGTGAGCCACTTGTTGCGCGAGCCCTTGGCAATGCAGAAGTGGAAATCCTCATCCTTCGGATTCTGGTAATAACCGGTACCGCCCTGCAGGCCCTTCTGCCGCTCATGCTCCGAGAGCAGGTTCTTCAGTTCCTCGATATCGCTATCGGTCATCTCGGTGGCGGCAAGGCGGCAGGCCATGCCTTCCAGCGCCTCGCGCACTTCCAGCAGCTGCTTCAGATCATGGATCGAGATATTGGCGACGCGGACACCGATATTCGGCGTGCGCTCCAGCAGGCGGCGGCCTTCCAGGCGGCGGATCGCCTCGCGCAGCGGGCCACGGCTGACGCCGAGCGCACTGGCCAGCGCCTGCTCGCTGATGCGGCGGCCGGGCTCAAGCTCGCCGGCAACGATGGCGGCTTCCAACCGTTCGGTCACGGTATCCACCAGCGATTGCCGCTGAACCTGATTGGTCAGAATACTGCTCATGGCTGTATAACCACTTCATTGTCCCCCGCGTCGCGGTTGGGTCCGCCGACCGCGCCGATTCCTGGTCGAGTATATAGTACCCTTGTCGGCAGTTTGCACCCTGTTTCGGTCACATCCCAGTCATCAGGCCTGCCGCATCACACCCGGTATAACACCTCGCCCTGAAACAGCCGGCGTGCCGTGCGGTAAAGGCTGGCCTGCGGCACGAAGGCAGCGCCGTCGCGCAGTTCCGCCGCCGCATCCACCAGCAGCATGCCGGAGGGATGGCCGACCCGCAGCGGCCCGGACTGGTCCGGTCGCAGCATCTGTTCCGCCAGGCTGCCTGGCACCCGACAGGCCGCCGCCAGGCAGAGCCCGCCGGTGATCGGCACCGCGCGGTGCGGCTGGCCGACCGAGATCATCCGCACCAGGATATCGGTTTCCTGGGCGCCATAGACCCGACCCGACAGGGCGGTGAATGCCTGGCTTGGCGCAATCGCGGCGATCTTCGGAATGCTGGGCATACGCGCCGCCGCCGCCAGGTCGGGCGTCAGCCCCATGGCCACGGAACCGGCCAACCGGATCGCCTCCAGCCGCTGCATCAGCGTGGCATCCTTTTCGAGCGCCGAGGGGGTTTCGGTGCCACTCAAGCCGAGATCCGCGGCACGCACGAAAATGCAGGGATTGGCGGCATCGATCAGGCTGGCCTCGATTACACTGCCATCCGAGAGGGTCAGGCGATCCACCGCATTGCCGCTCGGCAGCAGCTTGCCGGTCTTGGAACCGCCGGGCGCCAAAAAATCCAGACGGATCGGCGCACCGCTGCCGGCCACGCCATCGATCTCGCAATCGCCATCCACCGCCGCCATGCCGCCCTGCACCGGGAAGGTGGCGACAATGATCTTGCTGGTATTGGTGTTGTGCACACGCACGCTGACCATGCCATCGGCCGGGGCGCGGATGATGCCTTCATCGATGGCGAAGGGACCGACCGCGGACGACATGTTGCCGCAATTGCCGGCATAGTCGACCACTGCCTGATCCACCGATACCTGGGCGAAGGTGTAGTCGATATCGGCATCGGGTCGGCTTGGCGGGCCGATGATGCAGATCTTGGACAGCGACGAGACGCCGCCACCCATGCCATCGAGCTGGCGCCCATTCGGATCCGGCGAACCGATGGCGGCGAGAAAGATCGGCGCCCAGTCGTCGCGCCGTGCCGGCAGGTCGGCCTGGTGGAAGATCAGCGCCTTGGATGTACCGCCGCGCATGAAAACCGCCTTGAGCCGCCGCTGCATGCCCGCCTCCGCTTCAGCTTTGCGCGTTGCGCCAGGCAATATAGCGCCGGATGCCTTCCTTGGCATCGATCTTCGGCTTCCAGCCGATTTCCTTCTCGGCCTTGGCGCGACTGAAATTCAGCTTGTCCACCGCCGAGGAACGCACCGCGCGCTTGTCTTCCTGGTAGACCGGCTTGAGATTCTTGGCGCCATAGGCATCCAGCACGATGGACACCACCTCGGTCAGCGTGGTGTCGACACTGGTGCAGATATTCAGCACATGATTGCACGACTGGCTGATCATGGCATCGCGGCAGGCCTCGGCCACGTCGGTGACATAGATATAGTCATGCACTTCGCTGCCATCGCCGACGATCACCGGCGCCTCGCCACGCCGCACCTTCTCGCAAGTCTCGGCAATGAACACGGCATTCACCGCGCGCCAATGCTGGCGTTCGCCATAGACAGAAGAGAAGCGCAGCGCATTGAACTGCAGGCCATGGCTGCGGGCATACTGCGCGCAGAGCCCCTCACCCATGATCTTGCTGGTGCCGTACATGATCGAGGCTGGCGGCAGGCCGGCCATGGTGAAGGGGGTTTCCTCGGTGATGACATCGGCGGTGGAGCCGCCATAGGTGGAAACCGAGGACGAGAAGATGATGCGGCGCACCTTGGCAATGCGGCAGGCTTCCAGCGTGTTGACCAGGCCGCTGGTATTCACCGCGATGCCGAGCGACGGGTTCTGCGACATCGGCAAAGTGAGGAAGCCGGCCAGCGCGAAGACGCCATCGACACCCTGCAGCGCATCAATCAGTTCGTTCAGCCGCAGGATATCACCACGGATCAGCTTGACGCGCGGATCATTCAGCAGATGCGCAATGGTCTCGGGCGTGCCGAGCGAGAAATTGTCGAATAGCCGCACCTCACGCGCGCCATCGGCGAGCAGCACATCGGCGATATGCGAGCCGATCAGGCTGGCACCGC is a genomic window containing:
- a CDS encoding MaoC/PaaZ C-terminal domain-containing protein produces the protein MSEQKPAPRGRYFEDFTIGEVLYTGQRTVTSTDIVNFACLSGDFNDVHTNFEYARNTPFGEPIAHGPLVFAVAAGLNYASGINDGTLIALLGIDKWRMKLPVKHGDTIRVRTTVTAKKETSQPDRGVVTFARAFLNQRNEEVQEMEVTIMYKRRPR
- a CDS encoding acyl-CoA dehydrogenase family protein; amino-acid sequence: MPLFNDFGFTDEQKMMRRSLLALAEKHLPNEKIRELDNTAGWPTEAYQAMARDGWLGLPYPEEYGGLGGGYKDIAVLLETLSYHYACLGTTYMTSVIYAGLQLLHNGSEYLKRQYMMPMIKGEIYIAFALTEPQTGSDAAAIKTYAVRDGDDYIIRGQKWFITSAHVADYIVLVVKTDPDAQPAYNGFSMFLVDAKAPGVTIRPIETLGRHTTHTNQIFFDEVRVPACNLIGEENKGWRKLMRGLNLERMSIAACGAGNAQKAIDIAQNYAMERVQFGQAISSHQVIQHKLADMRIKAEVARLVTYRTAEMLDAGYDARMETAICKLVATDNDFDCANIGMQIMGGAGYSMEHDMQRLFRDSRLGPIGGGSNEIQRNIIAKLMGL
- a CDS encoding MaoC family dehydratase, whose product is MLNPASLTPISLTVGQRLERPGPALTQWSFTTFGRLHGTDAPIHTDPEYAAKTPFGGTIAHGMMLLAVFESWLCDLFGAAAWDNGANFRAKLLNTVKAGEPTTYSLEVTGRDATGITLALALHSGERLLAIGEARLAWPGGEP
- a CDS encoding acetate--CoA ligase family protein, giving the protein MMKANLPRLMRPRSVAVIGASENATRIGGRPIRYLLDAGFEGPIYPVNPNYQTVQGLTAYASLRDVPGPVDMAIIALPAVPAMAAIRDCAAKQVGGAVLFSADFAEAGAEGRTRQDELSRILRDAGIALLGPNCLGAFNVAHRFYASFSAIFESGFPQGGDAGIISQSGGFGSHLAKIALQRGVKVGQWLTTGNEAGIDVGMGIEWLASQPDIRIIMAYAEGVHARETLVDGLEAARRAGKPVLFMKSGTSAVGAAAAQTHTAAMSGSDAVFSGMLEQYGAVRIPHTEAMVDAAYLLQRAPRPRGNRVGLISISGAVGVQMADTAAQCGLEVPPLPDAAQAALKAINPYAATRNPVDVTAQAFNNLDLVRDNLDVVLRQEGLDALVAFFTVTAGSKSIAPKLSQILSPLPHQYPDKPMVLCIVADTETVARYEAAGFAVFEDQYRAVSALGVMARLRPAPEPTLPTPDFAAATAALRRHDGTEFSGKAVLAALGINVPKGGVASDSGRAVGIALEAGLPVAVKIHSATILHKSDIGGVALNLATPDAVAAAASGMLDRFGGAVLVEKMAPKAAEVILGFQHDAELGPIAMIGIGGVQAEIYQDVACRLAPVSAAEALRALQSLRGRRIFEGFRGLPAADLPALAAMIERLSLFFAAHAAEIDSLEINPVRVLAPGQGAIACDAVLLRR
- a CDS encoding GntR family transcriptional regulator, producing the protein MSSILTNQVQRQSLVDTVTERLEAAIVAGELEPGRRISEQALASALGVSRGPLREAIRRLEGRRLLERTPNIGVRVANISIHDLKQLLEVREALEGMACRLAATEMTDSDIEELKNLLSEHERQKGLQGGTGYYQNPKDEDFHFCIAKGSRNKWLTEMLCDGLYDLLRVYRFKSSTRTGRAQQALNEHKAIVEAIASRDPDMAEAAMRRHLRNARAHIDVREAQDKLVDNEQGNDAAKIVKVLSKI
- a CDS encoding 2-methylaconitate cis-trans isomerase PrpF family protein, with the translated sequence MQRRLKAVFMRGGTSKALIFHQADLPARRDDWAPIFLAAIGSPDPNGRQLDGMGGGVSSLSKICIIGPPSRPDADIDYTFAQVSVDQAVVDYAGNCGNMSSAVGPFAIDEGIIRAPADGMVSVRVHNTNTSKIIVATFPVQGGMAAVDGDCEIDGVAGSGAPIRLDFLAPGGSKTGKLLPSGNAVDRLTLSDGSVIEASLIDAANPCIFVRAADLGLSGTETPSALEKDATLMQRLEAIRLAGSVAMGLTPDLAAAARMPSIPKIAAIAPSQAFTALSGRVYGAQETDILVRMISVGQPHRAVPITGGLCLAAACRVPGSLAEQMLRPDQSGPLRVGHPSGMLLVDAAAELRDGAAFVPQASLYRTARRLFQGEVLYRV
- a CDS encoding GDP-mannose 4,6-dehydratase, whose amino-acid sequence is MAYSVKDAVYLITGGASLIGSHIADVLLADGAREVRLFDNFSLGTPETIAHLLNDPRVKLIRGDILRLNELIDALQGVDGVFALAGFLTLPMSQNPSLGIAVNTSGLVNTLEACRIAKVRRIIFSSSVSTYGGSTADVITEETPFTMAGLPPASIMYGTSKIMGEGLCAQYARSHGLQFNALRFSSVYGERQHWRAVNAVFIAETCEKVRRGEAPVIVGDGSEVHDYIYVTDVAEACRDAMISQSCNHVLNICTSVDTTLTEVVSIVLDAYGAKNLKPVYQEDKRAVRSSAVDKLNFSRAKAEKEIGWKPKIDAKEGIRRYIAWRNAQS